In one Hoplias malabaricus isolate fHopMal1 chromosome X1, fHopMal1.hap1, whole genome shotgun sequence genomic region, the following are encoded:
- the LOC136675909 gene encoding E3 SUMO-protein ligase PIAS4-A-like isoform X2 produces the protein MSVDLQEAMNMVESLPVAELRSLLSTMGKNKKGLKRELVLRIKELLQKECRPEILFVIQDVYQHRQSSKASNRSNIPSSAEVQMFKLPMYDTLQTIVAPMALATTVGLKLHSSLISFQLTQSQLARLKNSQEPKSGLKPLQVVLRFCYTESIGVEEDQYPPQILVIVNGWNCSPQVRYSSSAARSEPSRPCYPINLTPLLRQTDKNLVTIFWRGNDKHYSAAVYLVRVFTSADLLEQLQNKAVESKEQCRQKICEKLCCDSENEIATTGLRVSLICPLAKTRMSTPCRAQSCAHLQCFDAGFYLQMNEIKPRWTCPVCHKPAPFETLQIDSLLSGILQSTKQTVKEIEYLSNGSWKEVSEKRESIKIPDPSSLSFNDDDVVDLTQCSSDDDDDDKLQCNKRNV, from the exons ATGTCCGTTGACCTGCAGGAAGCCATG AACATGGTAGAGAGCCTGCCAGTGGCTGAGCTGCGCTCTCTGCTCTCTACTATGGGCAAGAACAAAAAGGGGCTGAAGAGGGAGCTAGTCCTGAGAATCAAGGAGCTCCTACAGAAAGAATGCAGGCCCGAAATTCTCTTTGTGATCCAAGACGTCTACCAACACCGTCAGTCCTCTAAGGCCAGCAACAGAAGCAACATCCCAAGCTCTGCTGAGGTCCAGATGTTTAAACTCCCCATGTATGACACACTGCAGACCATTGTTGCTCCAATGGCATTAG CCACCACTGTTGGTCTAAAACTGCATTCCAGCTTAATTAGTTTTCAACTGACTCAAAGCCAATTGGCTCGGTTAAAGAATTCACA AGAGCCCAAATCTGGACTCAAGCCTCTTCAGGTGGTACTGAG ATTTTGCTACACAGAGAGCATTGGTGTTGAAGAAGATCAGTATCCTCCACAAATTCTGGTGATTGTCAACGGCTGGAACTGTTCTCCACAG GTTCGCTATTCATCCAGTGCAGCACGGTCGGAGCCTTCTCGTCCCTGCTACCCGATCAATCTCACCCCGTTACTGAGGCAGACAGATAAGAACCTTGTTACTATATTCTGGAGGGGAAATGACAAG CACTATTCTGCAGCTGTGTATCTGGTGAGGGTGTTCACTTCTGCCGATTTGCTGGAGCAGCTCCAGAACAAAGCAGTGGAGAGTAAGGAGCAGTGCAGGCAGAAAA tttgtgaGAAACTGTGCTGTGACTCGGAGAACGAGATCGCCACCACAGGGCTGCGAGTGTCCCTCATCTGCCCG CTTGCAAAAACCCGCATGTCCACCCCCTGTCGAGCGCAGTCCTGTGCCCACCTGCAGTGCTTCGACGCTGGCTTTTACCTTCAGATGAACGAGATAAAGCCTAGGTGGACATGTCCTGTTTGCCACAAGCCTGCGCCCTTTGAAACCCTGCAGATCGATAG ttTGCTGAGTGGCATCCTCCAGAGTACCAAGCAAACAGTGAAAGAGATTGAGTACCTGTCTAATGGCTCCTGGAAAGAAGTGAgcgagaagagagagagcatcaAAATTCCGGACCCCTCATCTCTTAGCTTCA atgatgatgatgttgtggATCTAACGCAGTGCTCATCTGACGACGACGATGATGATAAACTGCAATGCAACAAAAgaaatgtatga
- the LOC136675909 gene encoding E3 SUMO-protein ligase PIAS4-A-like isoform X1, whose amino-acid sequence MSVDLQEAMNMVESLPVAELRSLLSTMGKNKKGLKRELVLRIKELLQKECRPEILFVIQDVYQHRQSSKASNRSNIPSSAEVQMFKLPMYDTLQTIVAPMALATTVGLKLHSSLISFQLTQSQLARLKNSQEPKSGLKPLQVVLRFCYTESIGVEEDQYPPQILVIVNGWNCSPQVRYSSSAARSEPSRPCYPINLTPLLRQTDKNLVTIFWRGNDKHYSAAVYLVRVFTSADLLEQLQNKAVESKEQCRQKICEKLCCDSENEIATTGLRVSLICPLAKTRMSTPCRAQSCAHLQCFDAGFYLQMNEIKPRWTCPVCHKPAPFETLQIDSLLSGILQSTKQTVKEIEYLSNGSWKEVSEKRESIKIPDPSSLSFIDDDDVVDLTQCSSDDDDDDKLQCNKRNV is encoded by the exons ATGTCCGTTGACCTGCAGGAAGCCATG AACATGGTAGAGAGCCTGCCAGTGGCTGAGCTGCGCTCTCTGCTCTCTACTATGGGCAAGAACAAAAAGGGGCTGAAGAGGGAGCTAGTCCTGAGAATCAAGGAGCTCCTACAGAAAGAATGCAGGCCCGAAATTCTCTTTGTGATCCAAGACGTCTACCAACACCGTCAGTCCTCTAAGGCCAGCAACAGAAGCAACATCCCAAGCTCTGCTGAGGTCCAGATGTTTAAACTCCCCATGTATGACACACTGCAGACCATTGTTGCTCCAATGGCATTAG CCACCACTGTTGGTCTAAAACTGCATTCCAGCTTAATTAGTTTTCAACTGACTCAAAGCCAATTGGCTCGGTTAAAGAATTCACA AGAGCCCAAATCTGGACTCAAGCCTCTTCAGGTGGTACTGAG ATTTTGCTACACAGAGAGCATTGGTGTTGAAGAAGATCAGTATCCTCCACAAATTCTGGTGATTGTCAACGGCTGGAACTGTTCTCCACAG GTTCGCTATTCATCCAGTGCAGCACGGTCGGAGCCTTCTCGTCCCTGCTACCCGATCAATCTCACCCCGTTACTGAGGCAGACAGATAAGAACCTTGTTACTATATTCTGGAGGGGAAATGACAAG CACTATTCTGCAGCTGTGTATCTGGTGAGGGTGTTCACTTCTGCCGATTTGCTGGAGCAGCTCCAGAACAAAGCAGTGGAGAGTAAGGAGCAGTGCAGGCAGAAAA tttgtgaGAAACTGTGCTGTGACTCGGAGAACGAGATCGCCACCACAGGGCTGCGAGTGTCCCTCATCTGCCCG CTTGCAAAAACCCGCATGTCCACCCCCTGTCGAGCGCAGTCCTGTGCCCACCTGCAGTGCTTCGACGCTGGCTTTTACCTTCAGATGAACGAGATAAAGCCTAGGTGGACATGTCCTGTTTGCCACAAGCCTGCGCCCTTTGAAACCCTGCAGATCGATAG ttTGCTGAGTGGCATCCTCCAGAGTACCAAGCAAACAGTGAAAGAGATTGAGTACCTGTCTAATGGCTCCTGGAAAGAAGTGAgcgagaagagagagagcatcaAAATTCCGGACCCCTCATCTCTTAGCTTCA tagatgatgatgatgttgtggATCTAACGCAGTGCTCATCTGACGACGACGATGATGATAAACTGCAATGCAACAAAAgaaatgtatga